A portion of the Cryptomeria japonica chromosome 5, Sugi_1.0, whole genome shotgun sequence genome contains these proteins:
- the LOC131875925 gene encoding AAA-ATPase At4g30250-like, whose protein sequence is MSTRNASHPNNTTVEAHNEDCVQINKERRSFNLKLPKADKAFFSAYINHITRWAKDFSRESKEITLYNKTGDAVYGYGWTGIPFKHSSTLDKIALDPPLKCKILMDLALDPPLKCKILIDLDPFKRGKVTSLSNDNEQEKRSNKVTLSGFLNFTDGLWFCCGDERIIVFTTNHKDMLDPALLRCGRMDMHILLSFCTFPAFKSLAFNYLEIEDHPLFSVMEQKMACGAEMTPANFIEVLMNKMADPDEASHDLIFALGGKKRVRNALRRLRRI, encoded by the exons atgtCCACCAGAAAC GCTTCACATCCGAACAACACTACGGTGGAAGCACACAACGAAGACTGCGTTCAAATCAACAAAGAGAGGCGGAGCTTCAATCTCAAACTGCCAAAGGCAGACAAAGCCTTCTTCTCCGCTTACATCAATCACATTACAAGATGGGCAAAGGATTTTAGTAGAGAGAGTAAAGAAATCACGCTCTACAACAAAACAGGTGATGCTGTCTACGGGTATGGATGGACCGGCATTCCGTTTAAGCATTCTTCCACATTGGACAAAATCGCTCTTGATCCTCCTCTCAAATGCAAGATTCTGATGGATCTCGCTCTTGATCCTCCTCTCAAATGCAAGATTCTGATTGATCTCGACCCCTTTAAGAGAGGAAA GGTTACGAGTCTTTCTAACGACAATGAACAGGAGAAGAGAAGCAACAAAGTTACTCTGTCTGGTTTTCTCAATTTCACAGATGGCTTGTGGTTCTGCTGCGGAGATGAGCGTATTATTGTGTTTACGACCAACCACAAGGATATGCTTGATCCAGCCCTGCTCAGGTGTGGGAGGATGGACATGCACATTCTGCTCTCTTTCTGCACTTTTCCTGCATTTAAATCTCTTGCTTTTAATTATTTGGAGATAGAGGATCACCCACTCTTTTCCGTCATGGAACAGAAGATGGCATGCGGGGCTGAGATGACTCCTGCAAATTTTATAGAAGTTCTGATGAATAAAATGGCCGACCCAGATGAAGCTTCACATGATTTGATTTTTGCGCTGGGTGGAAAGAAAAGAGTAAGGAATGCTCTGCGGAGACTACGTAGAATATAA